A stretch of the Glycine soja cultivar W05 chromosome 13, ASM419377v2, whole genome shotgun sequence genome encodes the following:
- the LOC114381388 gene encoding BTB/POZ domain-containing protein At3g56230-like, with protein sequence MDCCVCTTMPLILRPPRNTICGACYEGVRSIINMMSNIESEKVKAMANPNQNSSPVSRRNSSKILDDCIRWCSEQTEQFNQQKEDMVFLRGFVAAFKAQIHTDILVSPGRNGPPIPAHKSVLAARSEIFKNMLECDECKAAPSNAITIPDLNHEELESLLEFLYSGTLNVEKLEKHVYALSQAADKYVIPHLLKHCERYLLSSLSTSNALETLEIADTCSNHNLKETTLNFLVKNIEHMVSSPKFEAFVHRSPHLTVQLVTRAFVNGAK encoded by the exons ATGGATTGTTGTGTGTGTACAACTATGCCATTGATATTAAGGCCTCCGAGGAATACAATATGTGGGGCTTGTTACGAAGGAGTTAGGAGCATAATCAACATGATGAGCAACATTGAAAGTGAGAAAGTAAAGGCAATGGCTAATCCAAATCAAAATAGTTCTCCAGTTTCGCGGCGAAATTCGAGTAAG ATACTTGATGATTGTATTAGATGGTGTTCAGAACAGACGGAGCAGTTTAATCAACAAAAAGAAGACATGGTTTTCCTCAGAGGCTTTGTTGCAGCCTTCAAAGCACAGATTCACACGGATATATTGGTCAGTCCAGGCAGGAACGGTCCACCTATACCTGCACATAAGTCCGTTTTG GCAGCAAGATCAGAAATATTTAAGAACATGCTAGAGTGCGATGAATGCAAGGCAGCACCAAGTAACGCCATAACTATACCCGATTTGAACCATGAAGAACTAGAGTCTCTCCTTGAGTTTCTGTACAGTGGGACATTGAATGTGGAAAAATTGGAGAAACATGTCTACGCTTTGTCACAAGCAGCTGATAAGTATGTGATTCCACATTTGCTGAAACACTGCGAACGATATCTGCTGAGTTCACTAAGCACTTCCAATGCTCttgagacactagaaattgcgGATACTTGTTCCAACCACAACTTGAAGGAGACAACCTTGAACTTCTTAGTTAAAAACATTGAGCACATGGTGTCCTCACCTAAATTTGAAGCTTTTGTCCATAGGAGCCCACATCTTACTGTGCAACTAGTTACAAGGGCGTTTGTGAATGGTGCCAAATAA
- the LOC114381350 gene encoding uncharacterized protein LOC114381350 — protein MRALAAQFSNYLCRRKVGVNPRSRNFSSYNSKDELTIEEEAERKVGWLLKTIFFVTAGVAGYHFFPYMGDNLMQQSVSLLRVKDPLFKRMGASRLARFAVDDERRKKIVEMGGAKELLNMLSTAKDDRTRKEALHALDALSQSDEALASLHHAGAISVIRSAPNSLEDAEVERFKLSLMKRFQDLRYDDVSS, from the exons ATGCGCGCCCTAGCAGCTCAGTTCTCTAAT TATTTATGCAGAAGAAAAGTTGGGGTCAATCCGCGATCTCGTAATTTTTCATCATATAATAGCAAAG ATGAGCTAACCATTGAGGAAGAAGCTGAGAGGAAAGTCGGATGGCTATTGAAGACGATATTTTTTGTGACTGCCGGGGTAGCAGGATACCATTTCTTTCCTTATATGG GAGATAATTTGATGCAACAGTCTGTTTCACTTTTGCGTGTCAAGGATCCCTTGTTCAAAAGGATGGGAGCTTCTAGATTGGCTCGTTTTGCGGTAGATG atgaaagaaggaagaagataGTTGAGATGGGCGGAGCTAAGGAACTCTTAAATATGTTAAGCACTGCTAAAGATGACCGTACACGGAAAGAAGCATTGCACGCTCTTGATGCATTGTCACAATCAG ATGAAGCTCTTGCATCCTTGCATCATGCCGGGGCCATTTCAGTAATTAGGTCTGCACCAAATTCACTTGAGGATGCAGAAGTTGAGAGATTCAAGTTGAGCTTGATGAAAAGGTTTCAAGATCTCAGATACGATGATGTGTCATCATGA
- the LOC114382015 gene encoding uncharacterized protein LOC114382015, whose amino-acid sequence MEALQSWVSKHKLASIGALWASGIGATLVAYSCKKSPMKPSLRLIHARMHAQALTLAVLSGAAAYHYYEKRDVQPKPEADYIIPAPNVTQMVEYELQCPF is encoded by the exons ATGGAGGCACTTCAATCATGGGTTTCAAAGCACAAGCTCGCCAGCATTG GGGCACTCTGGGCCTCTGGAATTGGAGCAACACTTGTGGCTTATTCATGCAAAAAGTCTCCAATGAAGCCAAGTCTCAGGCTTATCCATGCTAG GATGCATGCTCAGGCTCTAACTTTAGCAGTGCTATCCGGTGCAGCTGCTTATCATTATTATGAGAAACGTGATGTTCAGCCAAAACCAGAGGCAGATTATATTATTCCTGCTCCCAATGTCACCCAGATGGTTGAATATGAACTTCAATGTcctttctaa
- the LOC114380747 gene encoding uncharacterized protein LOC114380747 isoform X2, which translates to MVSREQKRAALHEKLQLLRSITNSHALNKTSIIIDASKYIEELKQKVERLNQHVANAQTSSDQNTLPMVTVETLEKGFLINVYSAKTCPGLLVSILESFEEIGLNVLEARVTCTDTFRFHAVGGKVRYSN; encoded by the exons ATGGTTTCTAGAGAGCAAAAAAGAGCAGCACTGCATGAGAAGCTGCAACTTCTTCGTTCTATAACCAACTCTCATGCT CTAAACAAAACCTCGATCATAATAGATGCATCAAAGTATATCGAAGAGTTAAAGCAAAAAGTAGAAAGACTGAATCAACACGTAGCCAATGCACAAACTTCAAGTGACCAAAATACTTTGCCTATG GTTACAGTAGAAACCTTAGAGAAGGGGTTTCTTATAAATGTTTATTCAGCAAAGACCTGCCCTGGTTTACTTGTTTCCATATTGGAGTCATTTGAAGAGATTGGTCTTAATGTGCTTGAAGCTAGGGTTACTTGTACGGACACCTTTCGATTTCATGCTGTTGGAGGAAAAGTAAGATACAGTAATTAA
- the LOC114380747 gene encoding uncharacterized protein LOC114380747 isoform X1 yields the protein MVSREQKRAALHEKLQLLRSITNSHALNKTSIIIDASKYIEELKQKVERLNQHVANAQTSSDQNTLPMVTVETLEKGFLINVYSAKTCPGLLVSILESFEEIGLNVLEARVTCTDTFRFHAVGGKNEEQGDEGIDAQTVKQELGQAIKNWSQNADQK from the exons ATGGTTTCTAGAGAGCAAAAAAGAGCAGCACTGCATGAGAAGCTGCAACTTCTTCGTTCTATAACCAACTCTCATGCT CTAAACAAAACCTCGATCATAATAGATGCATCAAAGTATATCGAAGAGTTAAAGCAAAAAGTAGAAAGACTGAATCAACACGTAGCCAATGCACAAACTTCAAGTGACCAAAATACTTTGCCTATG GTTACAGTAGAAACCTTAGAGAAGGGGTTTCTTATAAATGTTTATTCAGCAAAGACCTGCCCTGGTTTACTTGTTTCCATATTGGAGTCATTTGAAGAGATTGGTCTTAATGTGCTTGAAGCTAGGGTTACTTGTACGGACACCTTTCGATTTCATGCTGTTGGAGGAAAA AATGAAGAACAAGGTGATGAGGGTATTGATGCACAAACTGTGAAACAGGAATTGGGACAAGCAATAAAGAACTGGAGCCAAAATGCTGACCAAAAGTAA